A genomic stretch from Polyangium spumosum includes:
- the add gene encoding adenosine deaminase: protein METETATGSVSTLPLEFFQQIPKTDLHVHLDGSLRLETIIDLAKKHGVEMPSYEPAELRRAMRLGQNTGSLVEYLKAFDVTLRVLQTEDALFRCAYELAEDAARENVRYMEVRYAPMLHTRLGLKLTSVVEAVLAGLRAAHDNLGIESAVIVCGIRNISPHSSLEMAELAVAYKNRGVVGFDLAGAEYDNPAKHHKAAFQLVRDNNINCTIHAGEAYGPESIAQAIHVCGAHRIGHGCRLRENGDLLHYVNDHRIPLEACPSSNVQTGAVRDLASHPLKLYYNLGLRVTVNTDNRLVTDTTVSNELWLCHTKMGMSLKDIKTIIVSGFKSAFMPFHIKQSYLRRVTEELERFQPDGRILPARKPESSRSEQETWLPRGVLPPVSFDVQKPATEVSPVHAAVERAIEDSAN from the coding sequence ATGGAGACCGAAACAGCGACGGGCAGCGTGAGTACGCTGCCGCTCGAGTTCTTCCAGCAGATCCCGAAGACGGACCTCCACGTCCATCTCGACGGCTCGCTGCGGCTCGAGACCATCATCGACCTGGCGAAAAAACACGGCGTGGAGATGCCGTCGTACGAGCCTGCCGAGCTCCGGCGCGCGATGCGGCTCGGGCAAAACACGGGCTCGCTCGTCGAGTACCTCAAGGCGTTCGACGTCACGCTGCGCGTCTTGCAGACGGAGGACGCGCTCTTCCGCTGCGCCTACGAGCTCGCCGAGGACGCGGCGCGCGAGAACGTCCGCTACATGGAGGTGCGTTACGCGCCGATGCTGCACACGCGGCTCGGGCTCAAGCTCACGAGCGTCGTCGAGGCGGTGCTCGCGGGCCTGCGCGCGGCGCACGACAACCTCGGGATCGAGAGCGCGGTCATCGTGTGCGGCATCCGCAACATCTCGCCGCACTCCTCGCTCGAGATGGCCGAGCTCGCGGTGGCCTACAAGAACCGCGGCGTCGTCGGCTTCGACCTCGCCGGCGCCGAGTACGACAACCCCGCGAAGCACCACAAGGCCGCCTTCCAGCTCGTCCGCGACAACAACATCAACTGCACGATCCACGCGGGCGAGGCGTACGGGCCCGAGTCGATCGCGCAGGCGATCCACGTCTGCGGCGCGCATCGCATCGGCCACGGCTGCCGCCTGCGCGAAAACGGCGACCTCCTGCATTACGTGAACGACCACCGCATCCCGCTCGAGGCTTGCCCGTCGTCGAACGTGCAGACCGGCGCGGTGCGTGACCTCGCGTCGCACCCGCTGAAGCTCTATTACAACCTCGGCCTGCGGGTCACGGTGAACACGGACAACCGGCTCGTCACGGACACGACGGTCTCGAACGAGCTCTGGCTCTGCCACACGAAGATGGGCATGTCGCTCAAGGACATCAAGACGATCATCGTCTCGGGGTTCAAGAGCGCGTTCATGCCGTTCCACATCAAGCAGTCGTACCTCCGGCGCGTGACCGAGGAGCTCGAGCGCTTCCAGCCCGACGGCCGCATCCTGCCGGCGCGCAAGCCCGAGTCTTCGCGCAGCGAGCAGGAGACCTGGCTGCCGCGGGGCGTGCTGCCGCCGGTGAGCTTCGACGTGCAGAAGCCCGCGACCGAGGTCTCTCCGGTGCACGCCGCCGTCGAGCGCGCCATCGAAGACAGCGCGAACTAG
- a CDS encoding sensor histidine kinase gives MSAPLPRPASLIKRRKIERRVVLAVLVTAVIPLVAALLLAREMVARVSATAFQPEFGAHLDRALGVYADLAKTIKQGMRYEADAIAMRPALVRVAKEEGEGRVSEELAREFVAHPSLVSLKLEDATGKVLGTHERDKPVDPLLERTLLVRRPLGEAGEEDGPFLVATFAAPNARFAEMESAQEFVQAYHQLERHHREEYVDRTYTRAFGLLFGLLIVLAAIAGIVVARPVTRRIAELAAATRPVAAGDLTVRVEVTGDDEVGDLGRAFNRMLEELEQTRARVEFLRRMSEWQKMARHLAHEIKNPLTPIQLAVQECHRRYAGDDADYKRIVQTTLEVVEEEVGTLRRLVGEFSSFARLPRAELSPVDLGAFLREQRDHLSARTEGGRVEGEEALLSRVDLRFDVPDGEMPAVLDREMLHRVLTNVVQNAAQALRDARGRARRGEGTWGRVVVTARSTGGFYVVDVDDDGPGISAEVRDVLFDPYVTTKRDGTGLGLTIVKKIVVDHGGTIEATSSPLGGARFRIRLPRADSAEARAAVERSLAPDEDESATAT, from the coding sequence GTGTCCGCCCCTCTGCCTCGCCCCGCCTCCCTCATCAAACGACGGAAGATCGAGCGCCGCGTCGTCCTCGCGGTGCTCGTGACCGCCGTCATCCCGCTCGTCGCCGCGCTGCTCCTGGCCCGGGAGATGGTGGCGCGCGTCAGCGCGACCGCGTTTCAGCCCGAGTTCGGCGCGCACCTCGACCGGGCGCTCGGGGTGTACGCGGACCTCGCGAAGACCATCAAGCAAGGCATGCGGTACGAGGCCGACGCCATTGCGATGCGGCCGGCGCTCGTCCGCGTGGCGAAGGAGGAGGGCGAGGGGCGAGTCTCCGAAGAGCTCGCGCGGGAGTTCGTCGCGCACCCTTCGCTCGTCTCGCTGAAGCTCGAGGACGCGACGGGGAAGGTCCTCGGCACACACGAGCGGGACAAACCCGTCGATCCGCTCCTGGAGCGCACGCTCCTCGTGCGCAGGCCGCTCGGCGAGGCGGGCGAGGAGGACGGGCCCTTCCTCGTCGCGACGTTCGCCGCGCCAAACGCGCGGTTCGCCGAGATGGAGTCCGCGCAGGAGTTCGTCCAGGCATACCATCAGCTCGAACGACATCACCGCGAGGAGTACGTCGACCGGACGTACACGCGGGCGTTTGGCCTCTTGTTCGGGCTCTTGATCGTGCTCGCGGCGATCGCCGGGATCGTGGTCGCGCGGCCGGTGACGCGGCGGATCGCCGAGCTCGCGGCGGCGACGCGGCCCGTGGCGGCGGGTGATTTGACGGTGCGGGTCGAGGTGACGGGGGATGACGAGGTCGGCGACCTCGGGCGGGCGTTCAATCGAATGCTGGAGGAGCTCGAGCAGACCCGCGCGCGGGTCGAGTTTCTGCGGCGGATGAGCGAGTGGCAGAAGATGGCGCGGCACCTCGCGCACGAGATCAAGAATCCGCTCACGCCGATCCAGCTCGCCGTGCAGGAGTGCCACCGCCGTTATGCCGGCGACGACGCCGATTACAAGCGTATCGTCCAGACCACGCTGGAGGTCGTCGAGGAGGAGGTGGGCACGCTGCGCCGCCTCGTCGGCGAGTTCTCGAGCTTCGCGCGGCTGCCGCGGGCGGAGCTCTCGCCCGTGGACCTCGGGGCGTTCTTGCGCGAGCAACGCGACCACCTCTCGGCCCGGACGGAGGGCGGCCGGGTGGAGGGCGAGGAGGCGCTCCTCTCGCGCGTCGATTTGCGCTTCGACGTGCCCGACGGAGAAATGCCCGCGGTGCTCGACCGGGAAATGCTCCATCGCGTGCTCACGAATGTCGTGCAGAATGCGGCGCAGGCCCTGCGGGACGCGCGCGGACGGGCGCGGAGAGGCGAGGGGACCTGGGGCAGGGTCGTGGTCACGGCGCGCTCCACCGGGGGGTTCTACGTCGTCGACGTGGACGACGACGGGCCGGGGATTTCGGCCGAGGTGCGCGACGTTCTTTTTGATCCTTATGTGACCACGAAGCGCGACGGGACGGGGCTCGGGCTCACGATCGTGAAGAAGATCGTCGTCGACCATGGCGGGACGATCGAGGCGACGTCGTCGCCCCTCGGCGGCGCGCGGTTTCGAATCCGGCTGCCCCGCGCGGACAGCGCCGAGGCGCGCGCCGCGGTCGAGCGGTCCCTCGCCCCGGACGAGGACGAGAGCGCCACAGCCACCTGA
- a CDS encoding FHA domain-containing protein produces the protein MAVTITVRPSAQDDELSLTFDMPRVFIGRGEGSDLRLPDPSVSLRHASIRQRGHEYVIVDEGSTNGTALGSVLLPPQSPRVLRSGELFRLGRVWLEVKIDPLATARATPAATKALALELVSRGLAAQGEDAGPKLVVLEGPDAGKTLALTDPGRRYVLGRAREVDLPLDDPEAAFRHVEVGLKGENLLVRDLGSKVAQLEGAPIGATDTTWRTGQTLTIGRDVVVFEYPAAEALAELSRCADEPMRPEDAPPPPLPDDETPSASAAPEPTPVEDDASRPLRPQRAITPAPDSGWSLTDGVVLIFAACVLVLSVVGFFWLIRR, from the coding sequence ATGGCAGTCACGATCACGGTGCGGCCTTCGGCCCAGGACGACGAGCTCTCGCTCACGTTCGACATGCCGCGCGTGTTCATCGGCCGCGGCGAGGGCTCCGATCTCCGCCTCCCCGACCCCAGCGTCAGCCTCCGCCACGCGTCGATCCGGCAGCGCGGCCACGAGTACGTCATCGTCGACGAGGGCAGCACCAACGGCACGGCGCTCGGCTCCGTCCTCTTGCCCCCGCAATCGCCGCGCGTCTTGCGCTCCGGAGAGCTCTTCCGCCTCGGGCGCGTGTGGCTCGAGGTGAAGATCGACCCGCTCGCGACCGCGCGCGCGACGCCCGCGGCGACGAAGGCGCTCGCGCTCGAGCTCGTCTCGCGTGGGCTCGCGGCGCAGGGCGAGGACGCCGGCCCGAAGCTCGTCGTCCTCGAAGGCCCCGACGCGGGCAAGACGCTCGCGCTCACCGATCCTGGCAGGCGTTACGTGCTCGGCCGCGCCCGCGAGGTGGACTTGCCGCTCGACGATCCGGAGGCCGCGTTCCGGCACGTGGAGGTGGGCCTCAAAGGGGAAAACCTCCTCGTGCGGGACCTCGGCTCGAAGGTCGCGCAGCTCGAAGGCGCGCCGATCGGCGCGACGGACACGACGTGGCGGACCGGACAAACCCTCACGATCGGGCGCGACGTCGTGGTGTTCGAGTATCCGGCGGCCGAGGCGCTCGCGGAGCTGTCGCGGTGCGCCGACGAGCCGATGCGCCCCGAGGACGCGCCGCCGCCGCCCCTCCCGGACGACGAGACGCCTTCGGCTTCTGCGGCGCCCGAGCCGACGCCCGTGGAGGACGACGCATCGCGCCCGCTTCGACCGCAACGCGCGATCACGCCGGCGCCCGACTCTGGCTGGAGCCTCACCGACGGCGTGGTGCTCATCTTTGCGGCTTGCGTGCTCGTGCTGAGCGTCGTCGGGTTCTTCTGGTTGATCCGGCGCTAG
- a CDS encoding 1,2-dihydroxy-3-keto-5-methylthiopentene dioxygenase encodes MRAVWMSPSERVCSPDELRAEGIIAEAFDPRSMQPLVERIRAELGFTKQDEVRLSVANPRDEATIAREIDEHLHLTAEVRLFLEGEGVYDVRATDERWVRIWVGPGDALLIPEKRYHRFLPSANVLLRYLQPYAERGSLTPLYRASSEETRAG; translated from the coding sequence ATGCGAGCGGTGTGGATGAGCCCGAGCGAGCGCGTTTGCAGCCCCGACGAGCTGCGGGCCGAGGGGATCATCGCCGAGGCCTTCGATCCACGATCGATGCAGCCGCTCGTCGAGCGCATCCGAGCCGAGCTTGGTTTCACCAAGCAGGACGAGGTCCGGCTCAGCGTGGCGAACCCGCGCGACGAGGCGACCATCGCCCGTGAGATCGACGAGCATTTGCACCTCACCGCCGAGGTGCGGCTCTTCCTCGAAGGCGAGGGCGTCTACGACGTGCGCGCGACCGACGAGCGCTGGGTGCGCATCTGGGTGGGTCCGGGCGACGCGCTCTTGATCCCGGAGAAGCGTTATCACCGCTTCTTGCCGAGCGCGAACGTGCTGCTCCGCTACCTGCAGCCCTACGCCGAGCGCGGGAGCCTCACGCCGCTGTATCGAGCGTCGAGCGAGGAGACCCGCGCCGGCTAG
- a CDS encoding vitamin K epoxide reductase family protein, translated as MRTLPVLLLRLALLVAIAASSALVVEYQNAGDPAFCGVTSGCFAVRMSPWSRPFGVPLPTLGLAAYATLFGMTLVARHKLRHAVVAALAVPGGLFAAFLLWLQKNEIGAFCPWCVAVDISAIVAAFASVWVALRAWKDESRVLLPQRRPVVLAWVGAAMFAVLVPFVWGKYPVVPPAPEAIQALQTPGKVAIVGFTDFECPFCRRMHPALHDIAARHGDHVSLVRKMMPLSGHPGAEPAALAYLCVPVDKREAVADQLYAAEPEQLTHEAVPALVAKAGVSAEAVATCMKAPQTRAELERDKQLFADLGGRGLPFTFVGRRVVLGYNPERVEMALAQELGGERVALPLGAMFVVLGVAFLLAVLVTLMTPVGDRDGGAPSKERSPSV; from the coding sequence ATGCGCACGCTCCCCGTCCTCCTGCTTCGTTTGGCGCTGCTCGTCGCGATCGCCGCGTCCTCCGCGCTCGTCGTCGAGTACCAGAACGCAGGTGATCCCGCGTTCTGCGGCGTGACGTCGGGCTGCTTCGCCGTGCGTATGTCGCCGTGGTCGCGGCCGTTCGGCGTCCCGCTGCCGACCCTCGGCCTCGCGGCCTACGCGACGCTCTTCGGGATGACGCTCGTCGCCCGTCACAAGCTCCGGCATGCGGTCGTCGCGGCCCTCGCCGTCCCTGGTGGCCTCTTCGCCGCGTTCCTCCTCTGGCTCCAGAAAAACGAGATCGGCGCGTTCTGTCCGTGGTGCGTCGCGGTCGACATCTCCGCGATCGTCGCGGCGTTCGCCTCGGTCTGGGTCGCGCTGCGCGCATGGAAGGACGAGAGCCGCGTCCTCTTGCCGCAGCGCAGGCCCGTGGTGCTCGCCTGGGTCGGCGCGGCGATGTTCGCGGTGCTCGTCCCGTTCGTCTGGGGGAAGTATCCGGTCGTGCCGCCGGCGCCCGAGGCCATTCAGGCCCTGCAAACGCCGGGCAAGGTCGCGATCGTCGGCTTCACCGACTTCGAGTGCCCCTTCTGTCGCCGCATGCACCCGGCGCTGCACGACATCGCGGCGCGCCACGGCGATCACGTCTCGCTCGTGCGCAAGATGATGCCGCTCTCGGGCCACCCGGGCGCCGAGCCCGCGGCGCTCGCGTATCTCTGCGTGCCGGTGGACAAACGCGAGGCCGTCGCCGATCAGCTCTACGCGGCGGAGCCAGAGCAGCTCACGCACGAAGCCGTCCCCGCGCTCGTCGCGAAGGCGGGTGTCTCCGCCGAGGCCGTCGCGACGTGCATGAAGGCGCCCCAGACCCGGGCCGAGCTCGAGCGCGACAAACAACTCTTCGCGGATCTCGGCGGGCGCGGGCTTCCGTTCACGTTCGTAGGAAGGCGCGTCGTGCTCGGGTACAACCCCGAGCGCGTCGAGATGGCCCTCGCGCAGGAGCTCGGGGGCGAGCGCGTCGCGCTGCCTCTCGGGGCCATGTTCGTCGTCCTCGGCGTCGCCTTCTTGCTCGCGGTGCTCGTGACGCTCATGACCCCGGTGGGTGACCGGGACGGCGGAGCTCCGTCGAAGGAGCGCTCGCCCTCCGTTTGA
- a CDS encoding methyl-accepting chemotaxis protein, which translates to MNSRQLGPPAVVLVAAVLFGIGSKSFLRDFSSELFYLLGLGAAAAMFVASASKGANVKLGGLVEALKAAARGKKLATPEGVTGELAEVYDEIQRLSKKTADLNEEVAKLEQNAGTSSVNVDEVIEALGRAASGERVRAPAGAKPEMARIYAELSGVAEVVRDATKDADKKVSLAEERASAAEQRAGSAEQRLQSLEARISAAESRAVAAEQNLATAEQRASTAEQREVQRKSELAELLATVESDVVDAVQRVAEGERVRPPPGAKPEVARIFMELAQIGERLTQAEQREQKRRAELAEAMQILEGEIVNAVQRAGEGERVRAPVGAKPEVARIYMELASIGERLAGSEQREQKRRSELGEALGVIDEYLPRLGDGLGTVLASAEQATAHARDINASLSSFSQSIEMLATSAEESSSSILEMTATSDEVAENVGELAASVRETVSSIEEMAYSIREVAKNVDGLSLTAEETSSSMNQMDVSIDQVQSNANETARLSEEVAMDAEKGAEAILKTISEIYRIKESSQEAVSVISNLGFRIEAIGQILAVIDDVAEQTNLLALNAAILSAQAGEHGKGFAVVADEIKELADRAGGSTKEIADLIKTIQAESKNAIAAVERGAHNVDRGVEVSNEAERALKKILDSSQKSTNMVRAIARATVEQAKGSKQVTDAIGRIAETVQQIAAATAEQARGSELIMKSAEKMRTITQHVERSSQEQARGGRQMTSSIEQISAMVNNLNASQRNQNRGFEQLLEASKKIEEAARIQEQTMRQLGNAVERVRRSIGA; encoded by the coding sequence ATGAACTCAAGGCAGCTCGGCCCCCCCGCCGTCGTCCTCGTCGCCGCCGTCCTCTTCGGCATCGGATCCAAGTCCTTCCTCAGGGACTTCTCGTCCGAGCTCTTCTACCTGTTAGGCCTCGGCGCCGCGGCCGCGATGTTCGTCGCGAGCGCGTCGAAGGGCGCGAACGTCAAGCTCGGCGGGCTCGTCGAGGCGCTGAAAGCCGCGGCCCGCGGCAAGAAGCTGGCGACGCCCGAAGGCGTGACCGGTGAGCTCGCGGAGGTCTACGACGAGATCCAGCGTCTCTCGAAGAAGACCGCGGACCTCAACGAAGAGGTCGCGAAGCTCGAGCAAAACGCGGGCACGAGCAGCGTGAACGTCGACGAGGTGATCGAGGCCCTCGGTCGCGCCGCGTCCGGCGAGCGGGTGCGCGCTCCCGCGGGCGCGAAGCCCGAGATGGCGCGCATCTACGCCGAGCTCTCGGGCGTGGCCGAGGTTGTCCGCGACGCGACGAAGGACGCGGACAAGAAGGTCTCGCTCGCCGAGGAGCGCGCGAGCGCCGCCGAGCAACGCGCCGGCAGCGCCGAGCAGAGGCTCCAGTCGCTCGAGGCGCGGATCTCGGCCGCCGAGTCGCGCGCTGTCGCCGCGGAGCAGAACCTCGCCACCGCCGAGCAACGCGCGAGCACGGCCGAGCAACGCGAGGTCCAGCGCAAGAGCGAGCTCGCCGAGCTGCTCGCGACCGTCGAGTCCGACGTCGTCGACGCGGTCCAGCGCGTCGCCGAGGGCGAGCGTGTTCGTCCCCCGCCCGGCGCGAAGCCGGAGGTGGCCCGCATCTTCATGGAGCTCGCGCAGATCGGCGAGCGGCTCACGCAGGCCGAGCAGCGCGAGCAGAAGCGCCGCGCAGAGCTCGCCGAGGCGATGCAGATCCTCGAGGGCGAGATCGTCAACGCCGTGCAGCGCGCGGGCGAGGGCGAGCGCGTGCGCGCGCCGGTGGGCGCGAAGCCCGAGGTCGCGCGGATCTACATGGAGCTCGCGTCGATCGGCGAGCGCCTCGCGGGCTCGGAGCAACGCGAGCAGAAGCGGCGCTCGGAGCTCGGCGAGGCCCTCGGCGTCATCGACGAGTACCTGCCGCGGCTCGGCGACGGCCTCGGCACCGTGCTCGCGTCGGCCGAGCAGGCGACGGCGCACGCGCGCGACATCAACGCCTCGCTCTCGAGCTTCTCGCAGTCGATCGAGATGCTCGCGACGAGCGCGGAGGAGAGCTCGTCGAGCATCCTCGAGATGACGGCGACGAGCGACGAGGTCGCCGAGAACGTCGGTGAGCTCGCGGCGAGCGTGCGCGAGACGGTCTCCTCGATCGAGGAGATGGCCTACTCGATCCGCGAGGTCGCGAAGAACGTCGACGGCCTCTCGCTGACGGCGGAGGAGACGAGCTCCTCGATGAACCAGATGGACGTGTCCATCGATCAGGTCCAGTCGAACGCGAACGAGACGGCGCGTCTGTCCGAGGAGGTCGCCATGGACGCCGAGAAGGGCGCCGAGGCGATCCTGAAGACGATCAGCGAGATTTACCGCATCAAGGAGTCGAGCCAGGAGGCCGTGAGCGTCATCTCGAACCTCGGCTTCCGCATCGAGGCGATCGGCCAGATCCTCGCGGTCATCGACGACGTCGCCGAGCAGACGAACCTGCTCGCGCTGAACGCCGCCATCCTCTCGGCGCAGGCCGGCGAGCACGGCAAGGGTTTCGCCGTCGTCGCCGACGAGATCAAGGAGCTCGCGGATCGCGCGGGCGGCAGCACGAAGGAGATCGCGGACCTCATCAAGACGATCCAGGCCGAGTCGAAGAACGCGATCGCCGCCGTCGAGCGCGGCGCGCACAACGTCGACCGGGGCGTCGAGGTCTCGAACGAGGCCGAGCGCGCGCTGAAGAAGATCCTCGACAGCTCGCAGAAGAGCACGAACATGGTGCGCGCCATCGCGCGCGCCACGGTCGAGCAGGCCAAGGGGTCGAAGCAGGTCACCGACGCGATCGGCCGCATCGCCGAGACCGTGCAGCAGATCGCGGCGGCCACGGCCGAGCAGGCGCGCGGCTCGGAGCTCATCATGAAGAGCGCAGAGAAGATGCGCACGATCACCCAGCACGTGGAGCGATCGAGCCAGGAGCAGGCCCGCGGCGGCCGTCAGATGACGAGCTCGATCGAGCAGATCTCCGCGATGGTCAACAACCTGAACGCCTCGCAGCGCAACCAGAACCGCGGCTTCGAGCAGCTCCTCGAGGCCTCGAAGAAGATCGAGGAGGCGGCGCGGATCCAGGAGCAGACCATGCGCCAGCTCGGCAACGCCGTGGAGCGCGTGCGTCGGAGCATCGGCGCGTAA
- the rnr gene encoding ribonuclease R translates to MTSIGRVTIAEVLAEHTRPLHIHEIASRLGLTEGAYEPLRRVLDDLCWDGSVVALPGQRFRLARAREERERRGREHEGNLNVNPRGFGFVAVLDLPDDVYVPAEAMAGALHGDTVAIRVVTTSRRGIEGEVVRVVKRKTKRVAGVLRKRGRSAWIEPDDSRLRGPIVLKSEPRMNLEDGMAAVATITRFPEMPDENPEGVLEAVLGVPGDPNVEVAKVLVREAIEEEHPPEAIAEAEAFGGDVPREALVGREDLTHLPLPTIDPEDARDHDDAVWAVRNEDGSYRVWIAIADVSHYVRPGTALDEAAMSRGNSIYLPDRAIPMLPRALSANLCSLVPNATRLCMCVEIDLDATATVTGARIFEGFMRSRAALTYPGVAHALGLAKHAVPDPDAEAMREDLEVLWELSRQLRARRMRRGALDFDLPEAKVVLDLETGAPIDVEKRAHDPGVKKAYELIEELMLLANETVARELVTRNAPAIFRVHAPPNPERLERFITMCETLDVGFELEDASDPKKLSTFLKGITNHPHKQVLHSLLLRAMKQAVYDVNNGGHFGLASTAYLHFTSPIRRYPDLVVHRAVRALLQNERIDTSPEAEEKLKSAAMTASDCERRGMDIEREVVDLYRALYMRSHIGEVFEGTVTAVVGTGLFVAINNPFVDVLVRLDALGPDGYEVDESSLAVTGVRSGEQIKLGDTMLVQIEDVAVLRRSIYGRRVIEVDEEGVTEQRTRKVRRRASTNAPDKPSRGKTAKVSTKGRATRDRTNGAKTKKTKSSASKTKKTKKTRR, encoded by the coding sequence ATGACGTCGATCGGCCGCGTAACCATCGCCGAAGTGCTCGCCGAGCACACCCGCCCCCTGCACATCCACGAGATCGCCAGCCGGCTCGGGCTGACGGAGGGAGCGTACGAGCCGCTCCGTCGCGTGCTCGACGACCTCTGCTGGGACGGGAGCGTCGTCGCCTTGCCAGGGCAACGCTTCCGCCTCGCCCGCGCCCGGGAAGAGCGGGAGCGACGCGGCAGAGAGCACGAGGGCAACCTGAACGTGAACCCACGCGGCTTCGGGTTCGTCGCGGTGCTCGACCTGCCCGACGACGTCTACGTGCCCGCCGAGGCGATGGCCGGCGCGCTGCACGGCGACACCGTGGCGATCCGCGTGGTCACGACGTCACGCAGGGGCATCGAGGGCGAGGTGGTGCGCGTCGTGAAGCGCAAGACGAAGCGCGTCGCGGGCGTCTTGCGCAAGCGCGGGCGGAGCGCGTGGATCGAGCCCGACGACTCGCGGCTGCGCGGGCCGATCGTGCTGAAGAGCGAGCCTCGCATGAACCTGGAGGACGGCATGGCCGCCGTCGCCACGATCACGCGTTTCCCGGAGATGCCCGACGAGAACCCCGAGGGCGTGCTCGAGGCGGTGCTCGGCGTGCCCGGTGATCCGAACGTGGAGGTCGCCAAGGTGCTCGTGCGCGAGGCGATCGAGGAGGAGCACCCGCCCGAGGCGATCGCCGAGGCCGAGGCGTTCGGAGGCGACGTGCCCCGCGAGGCGCTCGTCGGTCGCGAGGACCTGACGCACCTGCCGCTGCCGACGATCGACCCGGAAGACGCACGTGATCACGACGACGCGGTCTGGGCCGTGCGGAACGAGGACGGCTCGTACCGCGTGTGGATCGCGATCGCGGACGTGTCGCATTACGTGCGGCCCGGGACGGCGCTCGACGAGGCCGCGATGTCACGCGGCAACTCGATCTACCTGCCCGACAGGGCGATCCCGATGCTGCCGCGCGCGCTCTCCGCGAACCTGTGTTCGCTCGTGCCGAACGCGACGCGCCTCTGCATGTGCGTGGAGATCGACCTCGACGCGACGGCGACCGTGACGGGGGCGCGTATCTTCGAGGGCTTCATGCGCTCGCGCGCGGCCCTCACGTACCCGGGCGTGGCGCACGCGCTCGGGCTCGCCAAGCACGCGGTGCCGGACCCGGACGCGGAGGCGATGCGCGAGGACCTCGAGGTGCTGTGGGAGCTCTCGCGGCAGCTCCGCGCGCGGCGCATGCGTCGCGGCGCGCTCGACTTCGACCTGCCCGAGGCGAAGGTGGTGCTCGACCTGGAGACGGGCGCGCCCATCGACGTGGAGAAACGCGCCCACGATCCCGGCGTGAAGAAGGCCTACGAGCTCATCGAGGAGCTCATGCTCCTGGCGAACGAGACCGTGGCGCGCGAGCTCGTCACGCGGAACGCGCCGGCCATCTTCCGCGTGCACGCGCCGCCGAACCCCGAGCGCCTCGAGCGCTTCATCACGATGTGCGAGACGCTCGACGTGGGCTTCGAGCTCGAAGACGCCTCGGATCCGAAGAAGCTCTCGACGTTCCTGAAGGGCATCACGAACCACCCGCACAAGCAGGTGCTGCACTCGTTGCTGCTCCGCGCGATGAAGCAGGCGGTGTACGACGTGAACAACGGGGGCCACTTCGGCCTCGCGTCGACCGCGTACCTGCACTTCACCTCGCCCATCCGGCGCTACCCGGATCTCGTCGTGCACCGCGCGGTGCGGGCGCTCTTGCAGAACGAGCGCATCGACACGAGCCCCGAAGCCGAGGAGAAGCTGAAGAGCGCCGCGATGACCGCGTCCGACTGCGAGCGCCGCGGGATGGACATCGAGCGCGAGGTCGTCGACCTGTACCGCGCGCTCTACATGCGCTCGCACATCGGCGAGGTCTTCGAAGGCACGGTGACGGCCGTCGTGGGGACGGGCCTCTTCGTGGCGATCAACAACCCCTTCGTGGACGTGCTCGTGCGCCTCGACGCCCTCGGCCCCGACGGCTACGAGGTCGACGAGAGCAGCCTCGCCGTGACGGGCGTGCGGAGCGGCGAGCAGATCAAGCTCGGCGACACGATGCTCGTGCAGATCGAGGACGTCGCCGTGCTGCGCCGCTCGATCTACGGACGGCGCGTGATCGAGGTGGACGAAGAAGGCGTGACCGAGCAGAGGACACGCAAGGTCCGCCGGCGGGCGTCGACGAACGCCCCCGACAAACCGAGCCGCGGGAAGACGGCGAAGGTGTCGACGAAGGGTCGCGCCACGCGCGATCGCACGAACGGCGCGAAGACGAAGAAGACGAAGTCCTCGGCCTCGAAGACCAAGAAGACCAAGAAGACCCGGCGCTAG